Part of the Psychrilyobacter piezotolerans genome, CTTAAAAAAAGCTTTTAGGTTGTCGTTGGTAAGAATATCTTTAAGTGTAATAGTAGTCATAATAGTTATTATACCAAAAACCCCCAAGATGGGGGCTGGGGGTTGAAGAAGCGTTAGCTTTTTTTTATAACCTTCTCTTTGGGCTGACCTCTCGTATTCCTTTCTTTCACTACTTTTGACCAGGGGTACCCACGAAAGGGACTGAATTTTTTTATTGTCTTCTAAGAATTTTTCTGTAAAAATTTTAAATTCTTCTCTATCAACATTTTTAGAAGATAAAAACAATTGTTTTACTGCATCTAAAACATTTATATTTTTACTCAGCTCTGAGTTTAAAATACTTAAATAATTCTCACTTTCTCCTTTGAATTTATACTGGGTAAATTTTTTTTCTAGAATTTTAATTTCATAAAATATTAAACAGGATAATGAAAATCCAAGAAAAAGAATAAAGTAAGAAGGTATATAACTTTTATTGGTATTTGATCTCATAATAACCTCCACAAACTTTGTTTTTTAGTAGTGCTAAATTTTGTTTATTGCAATATTTTGTGATTTGACTTTATTTCTGCCGCATTTTTTTCTTTTTAAGTTCGTTAATCACCCTATATTTATATTCATATCCGATGTAATTTCCTTTAAAAAATAAAATTTTAAAGTTCAATATTTGAGTAGTTCTAAAAATGATTTTTTGGATATTCCCTAGCTTCTCAGTAAGCATTCTACTCAGTCGTCAAACAGAATAAGTCTTTGGGGATGCCCCTTGCGAATAGAACCATTAACATACTCCACCTGTTTCCGCCTCTTTTTTACTAGTAGCAACGGATGGAAATTTCCTGGTACAGACAATTTAATTGTAATTTTTTTATGTTGTTTATGATACAATAACAGATGGGAATAAGAAAATAAAAAGGAGACAGGATCATGGCTAAATGGACAGGGAGAAGTAAAGCAAGAAAAAACAATGTAGTAGAATTCGGAAAAGAGCTGGTAAGAAGATCTAAATCGACCTGTGAACTATGCGGTGAATCAGGGAGAAGCCTCAGTGTATATGAAGTCGGGAAAACAGAAGAAGATGCCGACTTAGAAAGATGTATCCATGTATGTGATGAATGTAAAAATACAATAAAAAAATTAAACAAAGCCAGTGAAAATGATCTGAGATTTTTAAATCATGCAATCTGGAGTGAGGAAAATACAGTGAAAGCCGCAGCAATTCATATTATTTCCGAGATAGAGGGGAGATATTCATGGATAGATGACCTGCTGGATGCGGTTTATATAGATAATGAATTAGAGGAGATATGTGAAAGGATGAAACATTAAAAAAAAGGAGGAAGATTCATGATAGATTTACATATGCATTCTACATTTTCGGATGGGACGCTGACTCCTGCACAACTGGTAGAACGGGCTAGACAAAATAATATAGAGGTCATGGCTATCACCGATCATGACAATGTTGACGGGCTGAAAGAGGGAAGGGAAGAAGCTGAAAAAGCAGGGATAACCTTTGTGGACGGGATAGAAGTTTCAGCTGATTTTCGAAATAAAGATATCCATATACTGGGGTATTTTTTAAATTTAAAGGATGAAGAATTTTTGGGATGGCTGAAAAATTTACAGGAAAAAAGACACAATAGAACTTTAGAGATGCTGAAGAAATTAAGCCGGCTGGGGATAGAGATAAGTCTGGCCGAAGTGGAAGATGAAGTCCTTGGGAATGTAATAGGAAGACCCCATATAGCCAGGATGATTATAAAAAAAGGATTTGCAGCTACCATGGATGAGGTCTTTGACAGGTATCTGGGAGATGGGAAACCTGCATATATCCCCAAGGTAGGAGTGGATATGGTAGAGGTGGTAAAAAAACTAAAGACCAATGGAGCCTTGGTTATCCTTGCTCATCCCCATCTTATATCCCACTCGGATGATACAGTGGTAAATATAATAGACAGCTTGTTAAAAAACGGATTGGACGGGTTGGAACTATATTATCCGAATATAGATACAAGAAAAAGAAAAAAATTCATGAAAATAGCAAAAAAAAGAGGTCTTATCTTAACCGGAGGATCTGATTTTCACGGGCTCAATAGAGCGGGAATAGACCTGGGAACAGGAGATATTTCGGTAGAAGTGTTTCAAAAAATGGTAGGTAAAAAAGAAAATATTGATCGAAATAAAAAAGTGTGGTAAAGTAAAAAGCAATATTTATAAAAAAATAGAAAAAGTGCTATTAATTTGGTAAAAATTAATTTAATCTTTTGCAAAGATTAGAGATGATGAGATGTCTCTATGAGTATAATTGGTAATTAATTTTAGTCGTCAATTATGGCGGCTTTTTTTATTTATCAGGAGGAGATTAGAGGAATGGAAAAAAAGAAGTATCTATCGATTACCGCATTGGTAATGATAATTTTTGTAGGAGTATTTGGGTTTGGAAACATAGCCAATAACTATAAGACTACAGGAACAGAATCTACAAGTATGTTTATATTGGGAGCAACAATTTATTTTCTACCACTATGTTTGATAATGTCAGAATTTGCAGCATATGCAAAAGACAGAACTGGAGGAATATATTCTTGGATCGATATTGGGCTGGGGAAAAATACAGCTTATTTTGCACTCTGGTGTTATTTTGTAGCAAATATTTTTTATCTGCCAACTTTGGCATCCAGGGTACCGACATATCTATCTTTTGCAGTTACCGGAAGTGCAGATATCAGTGATATAGCTATGGCTGTCTTGTCGGCAGTATCCCTTGTAGCAGCACTTTTTGTAGGAATAAAATATGAGAGTAAATTTAATAAGATATCCACAGTGACCGGTTATATCTCGTTATTTGTGGCAGGAATATTTTTAGTCGGAGGGATAGGGATGTACCTTGGATTCTTTGGGACACCGGCTACAGAAATAACTGCTAAATCACTGGTTATGGCTGTGGATACCAAGGAAAATTTTGGAAAGATGCTGAGTACCTTTGCCTGGATAATTTTTGCCTATGCGGGGTCTGAATTAGTAGGGACTTATGTAGACAGGGTAGAAAATCCTGAGAAAAACTTTACTAAGGGAATCTTGTTGTCAGCTATAATCATTGGATTTCTTTATATTTTGGGAATAATATCCATAGCAGCCTATGGAACAGTAGAAGATTTTAGCAGGGTATCTTTAGTTAATGCAGTAATTAGCGGCTACGCATTTATGGGAAATACCTTTGGATTTGGAATTTGGTTTGTTAAGATGATAGGTTTGACATATAGTTTAATAACTCTGGTTGCTTTGGTTCTCTGGTCGGTGGCACTGTCAAAGGTTGTATTCAGTGAAGCACCGGCAGGAACATTCCCGGCCTGGCTGACACAAAAGAATAAAAATGGGATATTAAAAAATGCACTATTTTTTCAGACCAGCTTGTCATTTTTATTTATCTTAATCACGACTTTCGGCGGGGAATCAGCCGGAGATCTTTACTATAAAATTTATGATATGTCTACCATGGCATTTATCCTGCCATATTTATTTTTGAGTGTAGCCTATATTAATTTCAGGAGAAAGGGTCATATATCATCATTTCAAATTTCTAAAAATAACTATATCGCTTATGGTGTAGGAGTATTGATTACAATCTTAAATATTATGGGAATAATCTTTGCTGGATACGATATAAACCTTGGATTTATGGAGCAGATAGATACCTTAAAACTTTATTATGGCGGTCTGGCAATGTTTCTCGGTATAGGTGTTGTAATTAAATTTATAAAATTTAAGGAATGTGACGTTATACTGAACGAGGCATAATTTAACTGAGAACTAATATAGATAATCACGGATATTTTTAAAATTCAGAATTATTTAACTTTGTGGAACTCTTTATCTCCTTTCTTTGTGATGAAGGGTTTAAGGTGTAAAATCTGTGGCAAAAAAGGTTTTATAAAATTAGTGTAAATTGGTGGCATAATTTAGATTTTAAAAAAAGGTTGACAAAAAACGAAAAAATATATAGACTACAACTGAAGTAAGAAGTGAGACAATTGAATAGAGAGCTGGGGGAGCCATGTGGCTGAGAAGTATAATTACTGACCCTTTGAACCTGAATCTAGTTAGCACTAGCGTAGGAAAGCGGAGTTTTTTTATAAAATTAATTTATATTTTTTTTAGAGGACGATTATAACCGTATACCTGTGGGTATGCGGTTTTTTTATTACATAAAGGGGGATAGATGGAGATAATTTTAAATGGTGAAGTAAAAAAAGTCAGAGCTGTGAATATCTATGATCTGGTAAAAAGTTTAGAGCTGGATAGTGATGGTGTGGTAATCCTGCATAACGATGAAATCGTGAAAAAGGAACTTTGGCCGGCAAGGAATTTGAAGGTAAAAGACAGCGTAGAAGTTTTGTATTTTGTATCGGGGGGATAAAGATGGATAAATTAATATTAGGCGGAGTTGAATTTGAAAGCAGATTGCTGACAGGAACAGGGAAATTTTCTTCTAAAGATGAAATACCAAAGATGCTGAAAGCAAGTGAGTCACAGATAATAACCATGGCACTTAGAAGGGTAAATTTTAATAATAGTGATGAAAATATATTGAATTATATTCCTAAAAATATTACTCTGCTGCCCAATACATCGGGGGCCAGAAATGCCGAGGAAGCTATAAAAATAGCAAGGATAGCAAGAGCAGCAGGCTGCGGTGACTTTATTAAGATAGAGGTAATAAACGATATGAAATACCTTATGCCGGATAATGCAGAAACAATAAAGGCGACCAAAGTACTGGCAGATGAAGGGTTTATAGTATTACCATATATGACCCCGGATCTGATAGCAGGGCAGAGATTAAAGGAAGCCGGGGCAGCAGCAGTAATGCCTTTGGGGTCTCCCATAGGATCAAATCGTGGGATTGAGACCAAGGCAATGATAGAGATA contains:
- a CDS encoding CHASE domain-containing protein, with protein sequence MRSNTNKSYIPSYFILFLGFSLSCLIFYEIKILEKKFTQYKFKGESENYLSILNSELSKNINVLDAVKQLFLSSKNVDREEFKIFTEKFLEDNKKIQSLSWVPLVKSSERKEYERSAQREGYKKKLTLLQPPAPILGVFGIITIMTTITLKDILTNDNLKAFFK
- a CDS encoding PhnA protein, whose amino-acid sequence is MAKWTGRSKARKNNVVEFGKELVRRSKSTCELCGESGRSLSVYEVGKTEEDADLERCIHVCDECKNTIKKLNKASENDLRFLNHAIWSEENTVKAAAIHIISEIEGRYSWIDDLLDAVYIDNELEEICERMKH
- a CDS encoding PHP domain-containing protein encodes the protein MIDLHMHSTFSDGTLTPAQLVERARQNNIEVMAITDHDNVDGLKEGREEAEKAGITFVDGIEVSADFRNKDIHILGYFLNLKDEEFLGWLKNLQEKRHNRTLEMLKKLSRLGIEISLAEVEDEVLGNVIGRPHIARMIIKKGFAATMDEVFDRYLGDGKPAYIPKVGVDMVEVVKKLKTNGALVILAHPHLISHSDDTVVNIIDSLLKNGLDGLELYYPNIDTRKRKKFMKIAKKRGLILTGGSDFHGLNRAGIDLGTGDISVEVFQKMVGKKENIDRNKKVW
- a CDS encoding amino acid permease, with translation MEKKKYLSITALVMIIFVGVFGFGNIANNYKTTGTESTSMFILGATIYFLPLCLIMSEFAAYAKDRTGGIYSWIDIGLGKNTAYFALWCYFVANIFYLPTLASRVPTYLSFAVTGSADISDIAMAVLSAVSLVAALFVGIKYESKFNKISTVTGYISLFVAGIFLVGGIGMYLGFFGTPATEITAKSLVMAVDTKENFGKMLSTFAWIIFAYAGSELVGTYVDRVENPEKNFTKGILLSAIIIGFLYILGIISIAAYGTVEDFSRVSLVNAVISGYAFMGNTFGFGIWFVKMIGLTYSLITLVALVLWSVALSKVVFSEAPAGTFPAWLTQKNKNGILKNALFFQTSLSFLFILITTFGGESAGDLYYKIYDMSTMAFILPYLFLSVAYINFRRKGHISSFQISKNNYIAYGVGVLITILNIMGIIFAGYDINLGFMEQIDTLKLYYGGLAMFLGIGVVIKFIKFKECDVILNEA
- the thiS gene encoding sulfur carrier protein ThiS: MEIILNGEVKKVRAVNIYDLVKSLELDSDGVVILHNDEIVKKELWPARNLKVKDSVEVLYFVSGG
- a CDS encoding thiazole synthase, yielding MDKLILGGVEFESRLLTGTGKFSSKDEIPKMLKASESQIITMALRRVNFNNSDENILNYIPKNITLLPNTSGARNAEEAIKIARIARAAGCGDFIKIEVINDMKYLMPDNAETIKATKVLADEGFIVLPYMTPDLIAGQRLKEAGAAAVMPLGSPIGSNRGIETKAMIEIMIENIDLPIIVDAGIGKPSQAAEAMEMGAAAVLVNTAIACSPNPAEMGEAFALAVKAGRMAYKAKMAEESRYANASSPLTGFLHNN